From a region of the Synergistota bacterium genome:
- a CDS encoding 4Fe-4S binding protein codes for MKTLALSIALALTFAGTASACILKISPSTFEAKVGETLNFNLERYLTHRSCTLPIEETKITVSRGTIVDPGTWKKGNPDKLDFKVRFDKEGDATVRVERSCPREGLITVEAKGKIIKDLSTAGTTKESKETLPQSSSRTLSMSQVIEPINLKLWYTFFAIGVIAFLLKLSSYRKPLLLLSLTFLGFYLGGCPEPVGTPFFFLSRNQAMFLPALILFAIPLGISLLWGRVFCGWICPLGGAQELIHKAQVPMRCYQGLPPYIDRPLKWLKFAILIGVGYLTWRSSTNIFSQYEPFKVLFNFTGTPLAIAILIITLVISLIISRPFCRYACPFGAILKIAGALSYFKIKLYKDSCSECGSCTREGVCPMGAIICEINSKRPKIDNSECIACLECTKTCKRSSIDLM; via the coding sequence TTGAAAACCTTAGCTTTATCAATAGCCTTAGCTTTAACCTTTGCAGGGACAGCCTCAGCATGTATACTTAAAATCTCCCCTTCTACCTTTGAGGCGAAAGTCGGCGAAACCTTGAACTTTAACCTGGAAAGATATCTCACTCACAGAAGCTGTACTCTACCTATAGAGGAAACCAAAATAACGGTTTCCAGAGGGACCATCGTTGATCCTGGAACGTGGAAAAAGGGTAACCCAGATAAGCTTGACTTTAAGGTAAGGTTTGACAAAGAAGGCGACGCGACCGTAAGGGTAGAAAGAAGCTGTCCCAGGGAAGGTCTTATAACCGTAGAAGCCAAAGGCAAGATAATAAAGGACTTATCTACTGCAGGAACAACAAAAGAAAGTAAGGAAACATTACCCCAATCATCATCTAGAACCTTAAGCATGAGCCAAGTAATAGAACCTATAAACCTAAAATTGTGGTATACCTTTTTTGCGATAGGAGTCATAGCGTTTCTATTAAAATTAAGCTCTTATAGAAAACCTTTACTCCTTTTAAGCTTAACCTTTCTGGGGTTTTACCTTGGAGGATGTCCCGAACCGGTTGGAACGCCCTTCTTCTTTCTCTCTAGAAATCAGGCTATGTTCCTGCCAGCTTTGATACTTTTCGCCATACCTCTTGGCATATCCCTTCTATGGGGAAGGGTTTTCTGCGGATGGATATGTCCTCTTGGAGGGGCTCAAGAGTTAATACATAAGGCTCAGGTTCCCATGAGATGTTATCAAGGACTGCCTCCCTATATAGATAGGCCTCTTAAGTGGCTTAAGTTCGCCATACTTATAGGGGTCGGCTATCTCACATGGAGAAGCTCAACCAATATATTTTCCCAATATGAGCCCTTTAAGGTGCTCTTCAATTTCACAGGAACACCTCTGGCTATAGCTATACTGATAATCACTCTCGTCATCTCCCTAATTATAAGCAGGCCCTTCTGCAGATATGCATGCCCCTTTGGAGCGATACTTAAGATAGCTGGAGCTCTATCTTATTTTAAAATCAAGCTTTATAAGGATTCATGTTCAGAGTGTGGCTCTTGCACTAGAGAGGGAGTCTGCCCCATGGGAGCTATAATCTGCGAGATCAACTCCAAAAGACCTAAGATAGACAACTCAGAGTGCATAGCCTGCTTAGAGTGCACAAAAACATGTAAGAGATCAAGCATAGATCTTATGTAA
- a CDS encoding cupin domain-containing protein — protein MSELSVEKAKLLELVDYQSNSIVSRTLVDKKAGTVTLFAFDKGQGLSEHMAPFDAMVFLLEGRATIKIEGKPFSLSAGEMIIMPANKPHSVKAEERFKMLLVMIRS, from the coding sequence ATGAGCGAACTATCAGTAGAAAAGGCTAAGCTCCTTGAATTGGTTGATTACCAAAGCAACTCTATCGTAAGTAGAACTTTAGTAGATAAAAAGGCAGGAACGGTCACTTTATTTGCCTTCGATAAGGGACAAGGACTAAGCGAACATATGGCACCTTTCGATGCTATGGTCTTCTTGCTTGAGGGAAGGGCAACGATAAAAATTGAAGGGAAACCCTTCTCCTTGAGCGCTGGTGAGATGATAATAATGCCAGCCAACAAACCCCACTCTGTCAAAGCTGAAGAGAGATTTAAGATGCTTCTTGTAATGATAAGATCTTGA